CGCGAACTTCACCGGCTCGCTTTCCGACATGGTTCGATCGCCCAATGGCGCCGTCAATGGCGCCAGCGCCCCCGAGGAAAGTGCCTTCCTGCGCCATGCGTAGAGTTGCGACACGTCCAGTTCATAGGCGCGTGCAACCTCCGCCACCGTCCCTCCCGGCGAAAACGCTTCCGCCACAAGCCGCGCCTTCTCGTCATCAGACCAATGCCGCGGCGAACGTCGCGACGGCGTCGCCGTCAAAACTTCGAAGGTCCGAACCTGATTCACCTTGTCGCTCATATGACTCTCCGCATGACTCATGCAGAAAATGAGCTTCCACCGACAAACGCGCTACGTGGGTTTGCCTAACCGCTTACGTCTGGTCTGTGAGTTTGGTCACTTGAAGTCCTCCCTAACCCATGGTCGATTCTCAATACCATCGATCGCTTTAAACGTGCCGTCAAACAAAACATGAACGGAGCGTCGTCACCGGATCGCCGCAAAGGGTGCCTCGCGCGACATCTCCAATTTACGTGGCAACGCGGCGGCTTCCCCCCTCCACCCTCAGGCCCCGGCAGCATGGTGCCCAGACCGGAGGGGCGATCCATGAAGCACAACACCGGGGCACCCTCCGGACCCTTCGAAACTACCTGTAACATCCACAACCAACGTTGACATTGGATATTTGATGATTCAGAATCCTCTCAATACCCGGAGAGGCGCATGAAACGGTACGTCATCTATACGCGAGTGAGCACGGCGGAGCAGGGCAAGAGCGGCCTGGGTCTGGAAGCGCAAGAGAGGGACATCCATCTCTTCCTCCAGAACTTCTCGGAGACGCCCTGGGAGATCATCGGGGAGTTCCAAGATGTTCAATCTGGCAAGGTGGACGACAGGCCAGAACTCATGAAGGCCCTGCAATTGGCCCGCAAGGAAAAGGCGGAGCTACTTGTGGCAAAGCTGGACCGCTTGAGCCGCGACGTGGAGTTCATCGCCAGGGCCATCAAGCAGGCAACTATCCGGGTGGCCTCAATGCCCCATGCGGATAACTTCCAGCTTCATATCTATGCGGCCCTCGCAGAGCAGGAGCGGGAGTTCATCTCGAAGCGCACGAAGGCGGCTCTCCAGGTGGCGAAGGAGAGGGGCCGGCAACTGGGTGGCCTCCGTGACAAGACCATGAAGCGCAATGAGGCGATCCAGGAGAAGGCCAGGGCGGAGGCCGAGAAGGCCATGAAGATCGTCGGACCATTAAGAAGCGCGGGGCAGACCCTTGCTGCGATTGCCGGGACGCTTAATGACATGGAGGTGAAGACTTCAAGGGGAGGCCAGTGGACGGCCATGCAGGTAAAGAGGGTCTTGGACCGGACGGCGGCATAGTCTCTTAGAGACTGCTTGCAGTGAGTCCGAACGTGCCTTCGAGCTTACTAACGCCCAGTAGTTCGACATTAGGATATTTTTGCGCCAACGATGCTAGAGCAGCCCTGTCTTCAGAAGAAGTGTATCCATCCGAGGAGGGCCGCGGGATTTTGGGCGCCGCGCGTGGTAACGTCGGTTCATGGAGATCGATGAGGACAAGATCGACGATGCCGTCTTGGCGCTGTTATGGCTGACGCTGCATAACGAGCGTTGTGCCTGGAAGGGCTTCGACTGGGCAACGACGGATCGGCTTCACAAGAAGGGCTTGATCGGCGACCCTGTCAACAAGTCGAAGTCATTGATCCTGACCGATGAAGGCTTGGAGCGTTCGGAAGCGTTGTTCCGGGAGCTGTTTACGCGGCCGCCGCAATAGCCGTCCCTTTGTGTGTCTTCCATTGCCAAGGCAGCAGTTCGTGCAGGCGGGAGACGGGAAGATCGGCGATGCGAGCGAACACATCGGCGAGCCACGCTTTTGGGTCGACGTCGTTGAGACGGCAAGTCGTGATCACGGAGAGCATGATGGCGGCTCGATCGGCCCCACGCTGGGAACCGGCGAAGGTCCAGTTGCGGCGCCCGAGCGCAATTCCTCTCAGCGCGCGCTCGGCGGCATTGTTCGTGAGACAAATCCGGCCATCTTCCAGGAAACGGGCAAACCCATCCCAGCGCTTCAGCATGTAATCGATCGGCTCGATCACCTCGGACGATTTGCTGAGCGTGGCGCGCTCCCGTTTCAGCCACTCGTGCATGTCATCGAACAGCGGCTTGCTCTTTTCCTGCCGCGCGGCCAGTCGTTCTTCGGCGCTCAATCCATTGATCTGGCGCTCGATCTCGAACAGCGCGTCGTAGCGTTGGACGGCCTCCAATGCGATCGGCGAGATCGGCTTTCCTTTGCGTTTGCGGTTACGGGCACTTTTCTGGATGTCGGCCAGTTCAAAGAATTTGCGCCGCGCGTGCGCATGACAAAAGGCGAAGGTGATCGGTACCGCTTTCTTTTCGGCGACACTGAGCGGCTCGAAGCCATTGTAACAATCACTCTGCAGAATACCGCCATACTCGGCCAGGTGCTTCTGCGGGTGCTCGCCGCGGCGGTCGCTCGACGCATAGTATATGGCCGCCGGCGCTGCCGCGCCGCCGTAGGGTCGATCATCGCACACGTACGTCCATATTCGCCCGGTCGTGCATTTGTCTTTGGCCTGGATGGGAATGGTGGTGTCGTCGCCAAAAAGGCGCTCGGCCGCGAAGACATGCGCCTCGATCAGATCAAAGATCGGCAGGAGCGCGGCTGTGCCATACCCGACCTGGTCGGCCAGCGTCGAGGTCGAAAGCTCGATGCCCTCACATTTGAACCGGGTGCTCTGGCGGTTGAGGGGGCTATGCATACCAAACTTGTCAAAGAGGATCGTCGCCAGCAGATGAGGACCGATGAAGCCGCGTGGCGTGGCATGGAACGGCGCCGGCGGCTGGCTGATCGCCTCGCAGTCTCGGCAGGTAAATTTCTCCCGCACCGTCTCGATCACTTTGAACCGGCGCGGAACCTCCTCGAGCGTCTCAGTGACGTCCTCGCCCAGTTTCGACAGGCGCGACCCGCCGCAGCATGCACAGGTGACTGGGGGATCGATCACCACGCGCTCACGCTCGATATCCTCCGGCCACGGCTTTCGGACCGGCCGTTTGCGCGTGAACGACCGCACGCTCGAGGTCTTGGCGGCAGCCGCCTGCGCTGCGGCTTCATCTTCCGTCGCCGCCATCACCAGTTCTTCGAGCTGCAATTCCATCTGGTCGATCAGGCGCGCCGTGCGCTCGGATCGCCGG
This DNA window, taken from Shinella zoogloeoides, encodes the following:
- a CDS encoding DUF6429 family protein; this translates as MEIDEDKIDDAVLALLWLTLHNERCAWKGFDWATTDRLHKKGLIGDPVNKSKSLILTDEGLERSEALFRELFTRPPQ
- a CDS encoding recombinase family protein, which codes for MKRYVIYTRVSTAEQGKSGLGLEAQERDIHLFLQNFSETPWEIIGEFQDVQSGKVDDRPELMKALQLARKEKAELLVAKLDRLSRDVEFIARAIKQATIRVASMPHADNFQLHIYAALAEQEREFISKRTKAALQVAKERGRQLGGLRDKTMKRNEAIQEKARAEAEKAMKIVGPLRSAGQTLAAIAGTLNDMEVKTSRGGQWTAMQVKRVLDRTAA
- a CDS encoding transposase, whose protein sequence is MSDKVNQVRTFEVLTATPSRRSPRHWSDDEKARLVAEAFSPGGTVAEVARAYELDVSQLYAWRRKALSSGALAPLTAPLGDRTMSESEPVKFARFETGGSATVEIVLGDVVVRVRGDIDPDQLAGIIGAVRKA
- the tnpC gene encoding IS66 family transposase, with translation MTSKPVDLPADLANAYLALLSEREMLQAERDVVVAERDTVVAERDMAVAQAANAQAMLSDSEALIASLELAIEKLKRELRGRRSERTARLIDQMELQLEELVMAATEDEAAAQAAAAKTSSVRSFTRKRPVRKPWPEDIERERVVIDPPVTCACCGGSRLSKLGEDVTETLEEVPRRFKVIETVREKFTCRDCEAISQPPAPFHATPRGFIGPHLLATILFDKFGMHSPLNRQSTRFKCEGIELSTSTLADQVGYGTAALLPIFDLIEAHVFAAERLFGDDTTIPIQAKDKCTTGRIWTYVCDDRPYGGAAAPAAIYYASSDRRGEHPQKHLAEYGGILQSDCYNGFEPLSVAEKKAVPITFAFCHAHARRKFFELADIQKSARNRKRKGKPISPIALEAVQRYDALFEIERQINGLSAEERLAARQEKSKPLFDDMHEWLKRERATLSKSSEVIEPIDYMLKRWDGFARFLEDGRICLTNNAAERALRGIALGRRNWTFAGSQRGADRAAIMLSVITTCRLNDVDPKAWLADVFARIADLPVSRLHELLPWQWKTHKGTAIAAAA